GGGTGAAGGTCGCCAGCGCCGCGCCGCCGTCGGCGTCGCGGATCGTGGCGGTGGGCTCGATGCCCTGGAAGGTCTGCCCCGCGGCGTCCGGGCTGGCGGTGATGACGATCTTCTCGATTCCGGCCGGAACCGCCGTGGTGTCGACGACGATCGCGTCCGGCGCGGAGCCACCGCCCGACCGGTACGTCACTCCGGGGCCCGAGGGCTGGTTGTAGAAGATGAAATCGTCGTCTGAGCGCACCTTGCCGTCGGCGGTGAGCAGCAGGCCCGATACGTCGAGCCGCACCGGAGCGGCGACGTCCACCGCCACGCGGGCGGCGGCCAGGGGGATGTTCGAGCCGGGGGTCATAGCTGTCATGACTGGCGTAACGAGCGAGGTCGCTTTGCCGTTCCCTTACCTTCGGCCGAATCGGTACGGACGGTGCCCGGTCCTCAGGTTCCCCGGCCCGGGGCGGCCGGCGGGCGGCCCGCCCGGACCACGGAGCGACGCGGCGCCCGGCACCGGCCCGCGACGGCGCCGGGCAACGGTGGGTCCCGTTCGCCCCGGCGGTCCAGTCGGGTAACGCCGTGGCCAAGTAACGTGGCGAAAACCTGAAGGTCGCTCCCGGCGGGCACAATCCAGCCGTCCGACACGCGTGGAATCGTCACCCGCCGAGGAGAGCCCATGCCGGAAACCCCAGCGAGAAACACCTTCGACCGCTACTTCCGCATCTCTGAACGGGGGTCGACCGTCGCCCGCGAAGTGCGGGGCGGCATCGCCACGTTCTTCACGATGGCCTACATCCTCGTGCTCAACCCGATCATCCTCGGCAGCGCCCAGGACAAGTTCGGCAACCAGCTGTCCACTCCCCAGCTGGTCACCGTCACCGCCCTGGTGGCCGCCGTGATGACCGTGATCATGGGCGTCGGCGGCAACGTGCCGCTCGCCATCGCGGCCGGCCTCGGCCTGAACGCCCTCGTCGCCTACCAGATCGCGCCGCTGATGAGCTGGCCCGACGCGATGGGCCTGGTGGTGATCGAGGGCATCGTCATCTCCGTCCTCGTCGTCACCGGGCTGCGCGAGGCGATCATGCACGCCATCCCGCAGGAGCTGAAGCAGGCCATCAGCGTCGGCATCGGGATGTTCATCGCCTTCGTCGGATTCATCGGCGCGGGCTTCGCGACCCGCATCCCCGGCGAGGCGGGCACCGTGCCCGTCCAGCTCGGCGCCACGGGCCATCTGTCGGGCTGGCCGGTGCTCGTCTTCTGCCTCGGTGTGCTGCTGACCATCTCCCTGGTGACCCGTAAGGTGCGCGGCGCGATCCTGCTGTCCATCGTCACGATGACCGTCGTCGCCATCGTCATCGACGCCGTCGCCGACGTCGCCCCGCCCGTCTGGGGGCTGACCGTGCCGTCCATCCCGGACGACCTGGTGGCCCTGCCGGACTTCGGACTCGTGGGCTCCTTCAGCCTCTTCGGAGCCTTCGAGCAGGTCAGTGCCGTCACCGTCGTCCTGCTGGTGTTCACCCTCGTTCTCAGCGACTTCTTCGACACCATGGGCACGGTCGTCGGGGTCTCCAACGAGGCCGGGCTGCTCGACGAGAAGGGCGACGTGCCCAACCTGGGGCGGATCCTGCTCATCGACGGCGCTGCCGCGACCGCGGGCGGTCTGGCCTCCGCCTCGTCCGCGACGTCCTACGTCGAGTCCGCCGCCGGTGTCGGCGAGGGCGCCCGCACGGGCTTCGCCAACGTGGTCACGGGCGCGCTCTTCGGCCTGGCCCTGCTGCTCACCCCGCTCGCCACGGTGGTGCCCGCCCAGGCGGCCGCACCCGCCCTGGTCGTGGTCGGCTTCCTGCTGATGACCCAGGTGCGGCACATCGACTGGCTGTCGTACGAGATCGCCATCCCCGCGTTCCTGACGATCGCCGTGATGCCGTTCACGTACTCCATCACCAACGGCATCGGCGCGGGCTTCATCGCCTACGTCGTCCTCAAGACGGTGCTGGGCAGGGCGCGGGAGGTGAACGCACTGCTGTGGGTCACGGCGGCGCTGTTCGTCGTGTACTTCGCGATCGACCCGATCGAGCAGCTGATCGGCCTCAGGTAGTGGCACGCCGTGCCTCGTGTCGGAGGGCCAGGCCCGTCGCCAGCGCGCCGAGGCCTTCCCAGAGGCCCACGCCGAGGAAGCCGGCCGGGGCTCGCCCGCCGATCACGGCCAGGGTGAAGACGGTGCAGGTCAGCAGGCGGAACGGGACCGTCCAGCGAAAGAAGGGGCGCCAGTCGGAGAGCGCGGCCAGGACGTAGTAAGCGCCCATGTTGAGCGCGGCCACCGAGGACGCGGTCAGAAAGACCACCGTGTGGTCCCCCTCCGTCCGTGCGGGGTCCGGCACCGCCTCGAATCCCGTCAACGAGAGCAGTGCGTCCGGGGCGACGAGTCCCGTCACGCCCATGGCGGCGGCGAGAAGACCGAACACGGCCATGGTCCAGCCGGACAGGGAGCGGGGCAGTGGCTGCACGAAGTCCTCCATGCGCAAGAGAAGTTGACGCGTGAACGACTCCTGCATACCGCGTGCCCCGTTCCCGGCCGCGCGCGGGGGCTACCTCAGCGCCGCCCGCATCATCTTCTCCGCCACCGGCGCGGCGAGCCCGTTGCCGCTCACCTCGGAGCGGGCCGCCCCGGAGTCCTCGACGATCACCGCGACCGCCACCTGCTTTCCGTCGGCGGCCTTGGCGTACGAGGTGAACCAGGCGTACGGCGTCTTGCTGTTGTTCTCCCCGTGCTGGGCCGTTCCCGTCTTGCCGCCGACCTCGGTGCCGTCGATCCGGGCGTTGCTGCCCGTGCCGTCCTCGACGACCGTGACCATCGCGCTGCGCAGCTGCTCGGCCGTCTCCGAGGAGACGATGCGCTCGGTCTCGGAGTCCGGGTACTCCTGCAGCGTGGTCCCGTCCGCGTCCACGACCTTGGACACCATATGCGGCGACGCCATGAGACCGTCGTTGGCCAGGGCGGCGGACACCAGGGCGATCTGCAGAGGAGTGGCTGTGACCTCGAACTGCCCGATGCCCGTCAACGCCGTCTGGGCATCGTCCATGTCCGTCGGGTACACACTCTTCGCGGCGCGCACGGGGACGTCCTGCTCGGAGTCGTTGAAGCCGAACTTCTCCGCCATCGCGCGGACCTTCTCCTCGCCGAGCTGCGCCGCCATCTTCCCGAAGACGTTGTTGCACGAGTACCGCAGCGCGGTGCGGATCGTGGCGTTCTCGCACGGCGCGGACGCGTTCTCGTTGACCAGTACCGTCCTGGTGTGCGGCAGCGTGTAGGGCTGGGGGCTGTCGGTCGGCTCGTCCACGGAGGCGTAAAGGCCGTCCTCCAGCGCGGCGGCGGCGACCACGAGCTTGAAGGTCGAACCGGGCGGCAGCGGCTGCCGCAGGGCCCGGTTGACCATGGGCTGGTCCTCGTCCCCGGTGAGCCGCTGCCATGCCTCGCCGTCCGTGGTCCCGCTGATCTCCGACGGGTCGTACGACGGGGTGCTCACCACTCCGAGGATCCGTCCGGTCTCCGGGTCGACGGCGACCGCGGCGCCCTTCTTGTCGCCGAGCGCCTCGAAACCGGCCTTCTGCACCGCGGGATCGATGGTGGTGAGGACGTCCCCCGGCTGGGCCCGCTTGCCGGTGAGCGCGTCCAGGGGGTTCTTCAGCCGGTTGTCCGTGCCGTCGAGCACATCGCCGTAGATGCCTTCGAGCTGTGTGGTCCCGTACGCCTGCGAG
The genomic region above belongs to Streptomyces marianii and contains:
- a CDS encoding NCS2 family permease, encoding MPETPARNTFDRYFRISERGSTVAREVRGGIATFFTMAYILVLNPIILGSAQDKFGNQLSTPQLVTVTALVAAVMTVIMGVGGNVPLAIAAGLGLNALVAYQIAPLMSWPDAMGLVVIEGIVISVLVVTGLREAIMHAIPQELKQAISVGIGMFIAFVGFIGAGFATRIPGEAGTVPVQLGATGHLSGWPVLVFCLGVLLTISLVTRKVRGAILLSIVTMTVVAIVIDAVADVAPPVWGLTVPSIPDDLVALPDFGLVGSFSLFGAFEQVSAVTVVLLVFTLVLSDFFDTMGTVVGVSNEAGLLDEKGDVPNLGRILLIDGAAATAGGLASASSATSYVESAAGVGEGARTGFANVVTGALFGLALLLTPLATVVPAQAAAPALVVVGFLLMTQVRHIDWLSYEIAIPAFLTIAVMPFTYSITNGIGAGFIAYVVLKTVLGRAREVNALLWVTAALFVVYFAIDPIEQLIGLR
- a CDS encoding peptidoglycan D,D-transpeptidase FtsI family protein — its product is MNKTIRRAAVFSLLLVFALLLRATWVQGYEAKALADDKHNRRNTIARYAQPLGDIVVAGSPVTGSQRTEGGDLAYRRTHTDGALYAPVTGYSSQAYGTTQLEGIYGDVLDGTDNRLKNPLDALTGKRAQPGDVLTTIDPAVQKAGFEALGDKKGAAVAVDPETGRILGVVSTPSYDPSEISGTTDGEAWQRLTGDEDQPMVNRALRQPLPPGSTFKLVVAAAALEDGLYASVDEPTDSPQPYTLPHTRTVLVNENASAPCENATIRTALRYSCNNVFGKMAAQLGEEKVRAMAEKFGFNDSEQDVPVRAAKSVYPTDMDDAQTALTGIGQFEVTATPLQIALVSAALANDGLMASPHMVSKVVDADGTTLQEYPDSETERIVSSETAEQLRSAMVTVVEDGTGSNARIDGTEVGGKTGTAQHGENNSKTPYAWFTSYAKAADGKQVAVAVIVEDSGAARSEVSGNGLAAPVAEKMMRAALR